AGGGTGACAGGTGAGGGATGCAAGGGTTGAGCTTTTCTTTGTTGCCTTTCTGTTTCTCAGCTTTTTCAATGTACCAGCATCGCTAAATGATTAATGTATCTGGATATTTTACAACTAATGATTTGGTATATTTGGTTTCATCAGCACTCGGCCTTGTTTTAAACCCTTTaaattgtgtatatatatatgccCACCTCACCATTTTAGTGTTAAGGTTCATGTTTTTTGCATATTAACGTATTATATTGCTTTTATCTTCGAAAATTATCAAGAAGGTTTTTCTTGATACATGATCCATTGCATTGAGAATGTGGGTTTAAGATAGAGAAGAGGAAGTTTGGTGAGAAAATAAGAACTGAGTATATGAATACAATATTCTGATGTATCATGGTGGGAAACAAGAGAGAAAAACTAACCTCAATTTATAATAATAGAGGAACCCTAGTCTAAACAAATAAGGAAATAATCATGAAACAATAGTAGATATCTCAGCTAATCCTGAGAGATACTATATGATAGATAAATCATAAGATATACTCTTTATTTCTAACACAGTATATGACTAACACCATCAATGTACTAGATTGGACATGTTATAGTGTTATACACCAAATTCATATCTCTCTTCTCTGAATATCTAGTATCATACAACTCATATTAAGCAGGTCTATTAATGATAAGTGATAACCACTCTTTTGTTGCTCAAACCACAAATGATTGTACTACTAACGCCATAATGTATTAGTATTGGATACATATTAAACACTAAATGCAACTCTCTCTTTTTAGAATGTCTAGTATTGTACAGCTTCGTATACTTAGCACGTTTATTACTCATAAGCACTCTTTCTTGCTCAAATGATATTGACGAAAAGAGGTTCACTTGCATGATTTTAATTGGGTATTTGTCATCTACAGATTATCAGGTTTGATTGTTGATGTCTTTGGAGATGTAGCTGTAGTTGCATCATCCGCAGCTTGGGTTGAGAAATACAAATCAGAGATAGAGGCGTGCATCTGGAAAATCAACTATATCAATCATGTAAATTGGAGGCCATCTGTTGATATTTTAAAGGAAGATGGAGTTGATTTGTCTCATTCAAAGGAATTACATTCATCTAACTGTCCTGAAAGAACAAAGGTATGCAGGAGTCCAGTAAGTAACTGTTCAGAATTTGAAATTTTCTTTCCTGTTGCTTGCTGATTAACAGGAATCTCTGAAGACTCGAGTGTGATTACAGTTTAGTTATAGAATATATATAGTGGGAGCAGGGAAATTTGAGTAACTATATACTGGAGGCTGTTAGCGTCAGTTATGACAGCTGTCGTTGATCTAACTACTCCTGAACTTAATTGCGAGCTATGAAGCACAGACACTTCGCTGAGTTGCCGTGTCGGCGTGTCAGACACATTTCGGACACAACGCGCATAGACACTTGTCCGACATGTGTGTCTTCCGTGTCCATACATGTCCTGtccagaaaaacaaaaagattgCCCGGACACGGTCTAGACACAGAGGACATGGCCCAGACATGGAACTTCAGTGAATTTTACCAAAAGTGAAATTATAAGATAGTAAAACCTAAAAACCCTAACTTTTCCCCTTCCACCCCAAATACCCTCTTTGGCTCCACTGTCCACACCCACTCACCCTCTCCTCACTGCCGGTCTGCCGCTACCTTCGATCGTTGCCGTTTTACGAGTGTTCGTTGTCAATCTCCACACCTTCGGTCGTTGCTTCCATGGGTGTTCGTCGTCCCTCCCCACACCCACTCACTCTCAATCTCAGCATCTCTTCCTCACTGCCGCCACTTCCGCGATGCTTGTCATCTCGCTGCTTCCATGTCCTCTCCGGTCGCTACTAATTTCTTCTTAACCACTAACTATATAGGTATTATAGTCATTGATGGTTGAGAGAAGACCTACACGAGTTTCTCCTCATCAAGATATTGAGATCACTAATGAGAGAGTTAAATGCTTGAAGAGGTATTTTCCTGATGAAGCGGAGAGGAGAAAAGTAAACGTTGAATTTGCAAGCTTTTCTGATGGTAGAGGTGTCTTTGATGATTATGACTCCTTGAATGATAGAGGCATAGTCGATGCAAAATCTTGGTGGCTAATTTATGGTGGTAAATCAAAACTTCTTCAACCAATTGCTCTTAGGCTACTAGGGCAaccatcttcatcttcttgttGTGAAAGGAATTGGAGCACTTATTCCTTTATCCGTTCCCTAAAAAGAAACAAGTTGAAGCCTAAACGTGCAGAAAATTTAGTATTTGTCCACACTAATCTTCGTCTTCTTTCAAGAAAAACTTCACAATACAATAAAAGAGAAACTATGATGTGGGATATTTCCGGAGATGATTTTTCACCAATTGAGGAAGAAAATGGTATCCTTGAAGCTGCCCACCTTTCTCTTGATGAATCGGAGTTGGAAAGAGTAACTTTTTCTAATGATGAAGATATCAATCATATATGATAGAGAAATAGTATGACTTTAGATAACTTTTTTTGTGTATATGTGATGTATAAAACTCTTACTAACTCTATTAAGACATAAAGAGTATATGATTTTATCTTTTGAATACCTATACACTTTAGGAAGAAATGCATATCATATGGTTGTTTTTGAAAATAGTTATTGGTTTAATATTAatgaatatattatttatatatgctTGCCCCTGTGTCCGACAATTTTTTAGAATTGGTGTGTCGCCGTGTCCCGTGTCCCGTGTCCCGTGTCCCGTGTCCGTGTCCATGTCTGTGCTCCATAGATCGCTAGCTTTCTCTATTGACTGCTTTGAACTAAGCTCTCTAAGGCTTTGCATCTGTTACAAGTAGTATTCCTCTCAAGTTTAGAAACCAAAACTGCTTTTATGATTAATCTGCAGGTTACTACTCTTCTGGGTTGCGTGCAATGAACAGCTTTCCCTGGGACACCTTTTCCTTTTCAAAGAGCAGGCTTAACTAACAGAACTTAAGGAGAGTTAAGGATGAGAGAAAACACATAATGAATTCATATTAGTTCGGTTGAGAGTTGAGACTTGCCTACATCCACTACTCAACAATCCTTGAGATTTTTAACTACACTTTCACCACGTACAAGATGTTTTGGTCCATGCCTCCTCAATCTTCCTCATTTGTCATTGATCTCACTAGGACTGACACCTCTCGGATATTCTTTCCTCAATCTTTTCCAGCTAAGCATACAATTGTCAGTTTACTGAGTGCATAAAACAACCAAAATTAAAGACTAAGTTTTCTCAGATATGAACTTTTAAACTGAGATATTCAGTTTAGTCTTTCTGGACTAACTGAAGTGTTCTGCAGTGACTAATGTTCATTGATTCAAGTTCACCTGATCTTTTCTGCACTAGCTGATGTATTCTGGACAAGCTGATGTCCTTTGATTCAGCTTTAGCTGATGTTTTCTGTTCTGTCTTCTGGTTTAGCTTCAGCTTATGTTGTTTGCTCTGGCTGTTGTATACTTGCACAAGCTGATGTCTTCTGGTTTGATGCAGCTGATGTGTCCTTGCAAAGTTGATGTCTAAACTGATGTATCTCAGTTCACCTAAAGTGACAACTGAGCTTTACTAAATTCAGTTATAGTTTTAAAACTGAATCTTTTGCATCCAAGATTATATATTTTACTTGATGAAATAATTTGAGTGTCTGGTTGAATCAAAACTCTTGAAATGAGTTTCATAAATCATGTGTAACCATGTTTAGACTTTCTTGAACatctcaaaaaataaaatactgtttgctaaaataatttttgttaacTTACAACATGTAGCAAACCATTAGCTATCAATGAATTTTTTGTGGAATGTTGTTCCAATCTTTCAGATTATGGAAAATGGGATTGTATACACGGTTTCACTGAAAGGCCAGAAGACAGGATTTTATGCAGACCAGCGTGAGAATCGACAGTTTATATCAAGCATTTCAGATGGTCAAAAGGTTCTTGACCTTTGTTGTTACAGCGGTGGGTTTGCTCTAAATGCAGTACGTGGAGGTGCCATAAATGTCACTGGTACATTATATGTTCGCTAATTCTCGTTCATTTTTAATGTCTATGATTATGTATTATGATGTAGGAAATAGGTTGTTCAACCAACTCATGCGTGAAATTTAGAAAGAAATGAAACATACAACTTGATAATATCCACTAGCAAATCAGATTTAACACAATGGTGAATAGTCCTATTTTGGAACTAAAGTTCTGAAATGTTTAAGTGAAATTTTAGACTGCTATAGCTAGTACTCAAGAGTTCCAAACTGTTTGGTTCATGTAAAGATTGCACTTGCCATGTGCACACTAATGATTTGAAGCAGACTCATGTTTGTGATGATCCCACGACTATTACCAGCATTACTCCTGACTAAGTTTATGTCTATCATTTCTGACTGATCCTATCCTGGTCGTTAGAGATTAAGACTGAGAATAAATGACTCAGTATTGTTCCCCCTTGATATCCCTAATATTTATTAAACATAGTTGTCAATAGTACCCATAATAGTGACTAGAGCATAGTTACATAGAACATAATATGCTCTGACATGGGTATGGGTATGGGCATGAGATATACTACTTGTCAAATATATGGTATGTTGGGTTGTACTTCTTCGGTATATGCGGTATGTTTTCGAACGCCTTTAactcaaacaaaataaaataaataaatataaataacttgtgttcttcacctttttcttaGTTTAGCTATACCCATTTACCTTCTCCTTTCTTCacctcatttttttctttaatttcttgtgaATTTGTTTGTTTCCTTTGCCTCTTCCTAAATCCAAACATCTAAGGAGTGATCATTCAACAGCAGCCCCGTCACATTGTGTTTTAAAGAAAGTGACTTGTAGCTGCAAATTGTGCCTAGTGTAATTTCAGGCTCAAAAGCCTGACTTTACCTTTCCACATTGTGCTACTATGCTTTTCATGAGGAATTCTTAATGATTGTTTGGTACATGGAATTAGGTATGGAATTGATACATAGAATTGGAATTTGGGCAGATGGATTTCGTAGTTTGTGTTTTGTGGCTATTTTTCATGTCATGGTGATTCAACAAACTTTTTAATATTGGTTGTCGATGGCCTAACATAACTTTGCTTTTATTTGAGCTTGGAACTGGCCAAGTCGAACAAAGACTTAGTGTAGGCAGAGTGTAAAGAGAATAAATGGGCTAAACAAAGTTATGTTCTATGAAAGGGCCCCATAATGCCGTTTGATCCATGTGGCCGACTCTATCGAGTGGAATCAAACTTTGTTATGTTGGTGGCGGTGTTATTTGGTGGCCCATTTAGAATTCAATTCGCCAATCATGAATCCGTATGAGAATTCCATggaattaataaaagaaaaacagCCCTAGCCCTTTTCAATTGTTTACACAATATAAGTTCCTAATTTCATGCCTCagatttttctattttttattttatatatattttggttCTCTGATgtgattctctctctctctctctctctctctctctctctctctagttTAGCAATCCAAACTTCATGCCATGATAAAGTTGGCATCACTTTACTGGACAACTCAAATGGGTTAAAAATAgcaattaagattcaatttaaCTACTGTAATATTAGAAAACAtaaactttttatttatcaaaaataaaaaaaataataccatTAATTTATAGATTTTTACACAAAAAGCACTCGCTTGGTTTTTCCTATAGGTTTTGTTTTAAGTAGCTCCTTTCATAATATGGATCTATGGTTCTTTGCATactttttcattatttatttatttaatttttttatatacatcgAGAAACCGTTCTCATCATGGAGTAATTTTGTTAGGTATTGACACATCATTGCCAGCGCTGGATCTTGCTAAAGAAAATGTCGTGCTAAACAATTTGGATCCAGGAAGAATATCATTTTTCAGAGAAGATGCAACTGAATTTATGAAGGATGCTCAGTTAAGGGATGCATCCTGGGATATTGTCATCATTGACCCTCCTAAACTGGCGCCAACAAAGAAGGTATGAATTATGGCTTGAGACAAAGTTATGACGCTTGGGTTTCAGTTAACTCAAGGAGTGAGTTGCTGACCACATTGCTTCAGGGTTTGCCATTTTAGCTTGTGGATGAAACCATAGATATTTGTTAATCCTACTTCTTGAACTATATGCAAATTATGAGCAGCCACTACCTCTAACTAAAATTATTCTTTGAGAGTGACATATCTGCCGCTGCACTCTACAGTACTTTACTATATGATACTTACTACTTAGGGGTGGGCATGGTTTTAGATTTTAATATAAAGTCGTATACGGGTTCAAGAAGTAGGATTAACTATACTTGCTCAAAGTCGTGTTTCACATGACACTCTTTTCATAAGAATgtcatttaatataaaaatttgttatgACCATATCCACAATGTGCTCCATGAGCAACCAAGAATTTCTCCTTTCCAATGAGGTTTCTCTAATGAATATGACAAGGATTGGCGGCTTTATTTCTTTTCCTTatcctctcttttctttctaCTGTGAACATCcagattttattttttccttCGGCTAAATATTTTAGAAGTTTTGTATGGGTCCATTCTCCCAACCCATTATTGAGAATGGTTGATTTTGAAACAGTAACCAATGGAAATTGAAGAGACGCCTTTGCTTATTGTTAAGTATCAATGAAAAGTGGGGAACTACATTTTAAAAGCTACTATTAAGGGGAGAAGAACCACTCTCTTTAAATATAGTATCAAGCATTTCATACTACCGATGTGGGACTTTTTGGGCATCCAATAATACGGAAGTCCCTAGCACATATATATGGTGCGTTGCtctatttgaaatttgatttggGACCAAGGTTAAGGTTGATAAAGATAATATTCTTTTCTATGATGTCTAGTAATATCAAAGAACAATCCCATAAGATTAGTTTTGCCATCCATTATTTCATGATTATTATTTGGTTGGATTAAGGTTTTTAGGATTCTTATAAATAGAGTTTAATGTTCCTCCATAGGGTACAACACCACATGgtatttctctcttctctttctgcTCTCTTATCTAAAACCAACGATCTCTACAAAGATATTAGCCTTGTATTACTATGTATGTGTCATTTGTTTTTGGCGAGATACTTAATCCCTTGATATGTAATCATGAAAGCAGTGCTGTGGAATTTCGCGGTGCCAATATTCCTTTTACAGTCTGCACATTGTCAACTTGAGTTTTTGCCGCGAAATTTCAAATTGAAAGTTTGAAATTATGTTGCAGGCTTTACATGGTGCATCTGGTATGTACAGAAAATTGAATTCGTTTGCGATGCAACTTACTAAAAGAGGTGGTCTTTTGATGACCTGTTCATGTTCTGGAGCTATGACCCAAAGTGGAACATTCCTGCATATCCTTCAGGTATTATTGGGATATTTGCTGTACCTATTTTCTGAAATGTTTGATTAACTATCACTCTCAACCATCGGGTCTGGAGTTTGTGGAAGTTATGTTGAAgtaaagatattttatttttcactgAACATCTTAGGGTTTCATTAATGAAAAGAAAcagaattatttaatttattaattaatataataataagatACTTTGGAATTGGCTGGTTTTCTATACGATACTGGTTAGTATGTTAGTCATTTAGCTTAAGTATAATAAAGGACAAATAGGTTTTGACCATTTATCTTAGAGATAAATAGGTCATTAACCAAAATTAAATACTGATATAGGTACTTGACTATTGAAAAAACGAGACACTTATGTGTCATATATATTTGTCGAACttggatcctctaaagtgaTTCAATAGTGAGATACCTAATTGTCTTTTGTTCAAGAAACTATTACCTTGACTGTTGTGATATATTTTGAAAGCTAACAGAATTAGAGTAGTTTGGACCTTATTCGAATTAGGGACGCGTCATTAGACGAGTAAGGAATATCAATAACGCTAAAATGTTTTGTTTTGATAATGAATTCATCTTGAAATGCTTAGTACAAGGTAATATGAAAAGTTTTATAATACTGCATGAACGGTATGGCCTCGCTATCTGCTTGTAttaatctctctctctctctctctctctctctctctctctctccaggGTGCAGCTGCTATGGCTGGGAGAAAAATCACAGTTCTGAGACAGGCCGGAGCAGCTTGTGATCATCCTATTGATCCATCATACCCAGAAGGCGCGTACCTATCTAACATTCTATTAAGAGTCACATgaatattatttaaattcattcatttactaacatcagaatttttaggaatttaattctaattaatttttgatTGATTTTCATTAAGATAATAgtaattatttttctatctttttgtGTACAATAATTAACTTCAATTTGGTATAAATTgagtttaattattattattataatatttgttattttataactaattaaaatttacGTGAACGTATGAGGGAAATATAGAATATAACGGTAATTGAGATTTAAAAGCTCAAATGGTATAATTATCCCATTTTCACATAGAGAAATGTGGTTCGAGTCTCACTTCTAATattggaaaagaaaaatttttaacgAAAAAAGTTGCttaagttattaattttttttaaaaaattacttgattttgTACTTAAAAATCTGTTATGAAATTTATTAGGATAAACTGAtaaagtactaaattggtcCCTACGTTTAGGGTGAATTCTATTTTAGTTCCCAACATTTAAAGTGTCTTATCTACGTTTAAGATAGTTTTGATTTGCATCAATTAAGTCCTGCCGTTAAGTGGGAGTGTAATAGTTAATGTTGTGTTCAACGTGGCAAACGAAAGGGGATAGTGGCTCTAGTTAACCGTTGGAagcaaggaaaaaaaaaagaaaaacaaaatcgGGTCCAATAAGTGAACTCTAATCCCGCAAAATTGTTGTTCGTCGTCTTCTTAGAATGGCTCCTCAGACGTCTTCCCAAGGTTCGCGTAGCAGTAGCAAGACTCGTGGGAGGAGGACGTGCTTTTGTAGGGAGAGACCAGTGTTGTAGACATCATTTATAGCGGAGAACCCAGAAAAAAATTCTGGGGATGTATCAACTATCAGGTGAGTCACTTCTTTGCAATCTCTTGTTTTGAAATGGCGTTAGGTGCCAGTGTGGGGAGGGTTTGAActgtttggtgtcctctttttgtttttttttagaACAAATCGGAGAAGAATGTGATTATTTTGCTTGGGCAGATGTTGAAGGACAAAACCTACAAATTCAGAGACTGAAGAGAAAAGCAAGTGTCTTAAAGGAAAACCTGCAGAAAGCTAAAAGAAAATTTGCATTGGCACTTGCGGTTGGAATTCTTAGATGGATAATGGCTGGGCTGCTGCTATATACTCGATTTAATTGAGGTTTAGGGGGTTAACAATTATCTTGATTTGTTTTACTGTTGTTGTCCCTAGTTTGATAGGAATGTCAAATGTTGAGTGGAATGAAAAATTGACATACAGTTAGAGTCCTAACAACAATGTCTTAGGGGATAACAAGTTGGCACAGTTATGTGTAAAGGTATGTGCTGTAAACATTATCAATTATTAAGTGAAATGAAAAACTATGTATTCCTGTATTTTGACATACATTATTGGACATTATAACAGTTTAAATCAGTTTGATCAAATAATAAACAGAAGGCTCAAGTTGCCAATCCATATAACTATACTCCTGACAATTCATTTTAACCATTTGGCAGAGAGAAGTCTTAAAGTAACTTCTCTTAACTATTACAATATCCAAACAAGTCTTAAAGAAAACCATCAAAAGTTAACAACACAAAAGATATCAACATGAAACTAGATGTCTTAAAGTAGACTGTCTAAAGTATTACAGGGACATCAGCCCTTGGTCATTGCCACTTTTATTATAAAACACAAAGTAAACATTAAAATCTACTATAAATTCATCCTAATGCTTTCCAGGCCCTAGGTGGTGTTTTGGCCATGTACTTCAAGGTCTTTCTTGATGGACTAGTAGCTGTTGTTGTGGATGGCTGGGGCTGACTGGCGCTGCTGCTGCGTTTAGCTCTCTTGGAGGAGGTTTGTGACTGTTGGGTCCCTATAACTTGTgtaattctcttcctcttggttgAAGTTTTGTTGCTGCTTTGTTGTTGTCTTCGCTGCATTCTTGTTGGGGTTTGGAGTCCTAGTTGTTCCAGCACTCTTCTTGGCATGTGGAGCAGCGTTCTGCTACAACCAGTAACAACAAATAATGACATCAACAGATTGGGATCAACACATTAGTAATAAACAAGCCACACAAGGATACTCTAAATTGATATCAGTCCACATTTACCTGTTTTGCTGAGGCTTCCACCTTACGTTTTCTAGGAAGGTTCTTTTGTTGTGACCAAGTACAAAATAGTAGAAGCATTTTTGTTGTTGTCCAGCCCTGGATAATTTAGACAGTGGTCCATTGTTGCGTGACTCATCACCATCCTTGTTCCTGCTTAATTTTGGGCGCCCTATTGGTTTCCTAAACACTTGTGGCAACACATCATCATTCTGAGTCCGGTCCCATAGATTTGGTGCATTCACAGGGTAGATTACATGTTGATAGCAGTCCATGTATGTCTCTTTCTTAAAGCACTTGTTCACATAGTTCTTAACATCTAAATACATTTTCCTAATGCAACTTATGGCATGCTCACAAGGGTAACCTATTAGTTGAAACTTTCTACAGGAGCACTCATGTAACTTTAAGTCCACAACAAATTTGTCTCTATTACCCTGGCTGCTGGACACCTCATATTTGTCCCTACCCGCATAGATGGCCAACCACTTCCCACCCTTATCAAACTATCCTTCaattttcttgtttatttttggCAAAATTTCTCTAACATATGTAATTATACTTTGTCTGTTGTCAGCCCACCTATTCATTACATAGACACTATGGGTTTCTCTCTAGCCTCTACAATAATAGAGTTAAAACATTCACACATGTTGTTTACAAGTGTATCAACtctagaaaaataattaaacctggACTTGCTCTAATACTTAGCAGGGATCTCCATGAGATGATTATAAGCTCCTTGATCAACCAGCTGAATCTCCTTCATCCTTCCCTCCCACTCCTAGACATATGTTGCCTTTGCAGCCTTTCACATCATCATTTTCAGCTGAACACCTGGTAACCTTTTTTCTGAAGTTGCTATATAAGTGCCTGGCACAAAATATG
The genomic region above belongs to Arachis stenosperma cultivar V10309 chromosome 5, arast.V10309.gnm1.PFL2, whole genome shotgun sequence and contains:
- the LOC130979803 gene encoding uncharacterized protein LOC130979803 isoform X2, whose translation is MVYSGAVDRIIGRPPPKTGDIVLVADGTEKPIGWGLYNSVSMFCVRLMQLEVEATSDSSCALNMEKLLEKRINEAVDLRRRLGLPSVHTNAYRLINSEGDRLSGLIVDVFGDVAVVASSAAWVEKYKSEIEACIWKINYINHVNWRPSVDILKEDGVDLSHSKELHSSNCPERTKIMENGIVYTVSLKGQKTGFYADQRENRQFISSISDGQKVLDLCCYSGGFALNAVRGGAINVTGIDTSLPALDLAKENVVLNNLDPGRISFFREDATEFMKDAQLRDASWDIVIIDPPKLAPTKKALHGASGMYRKLNSFAMQLTKRGGLLMTCSCSGAMTQSGTFLHILQGAAAMAGRKITVLRQAGAACDHPIDPSYPEGAYLSNILLRVT
- the LOC130979803 gene encoding uncharacterized protein LOC130979803 isoform X1 is translated as MKHMPTLLMRSFSACSLPATPTTLQEIAYSNSKGFAKVVLKKGKTQLFKDGNPMVYSGAVDRIIGRPPPKTGDIVLVADGTEKPIGWGLYNSVSMFCVRLMQLEVEATSDSSCALNMEKLLEKRINEAVDLRRRLGLPSVHTNAYRLINSEGDRLSGLIVDVFGDVAVVASSAAWVEKYKSEIEACIWKINYINHVNWRPSVDILKEDGVDLSHSKELHSSNCPERTKIMENGIVYTVSLKGQKTGFYADQRENRQFISSISDGQKVLDLCCYSGGFALNAVRGGAINVTGIDTSLPALDLAKENVVLNNLDPGRISFFREDATEFMKDAQLRDASWDIVIIDPPKLAPTKKALHGASGMYRKLNSFAMQLTKRGGLLMTCSCSGAMTQSGTFLHILQGAAAMAGRKITVLRQAGAACDHPIDPSYPEGAYLSNILLRVT